The following proteins come from a genomic window of Pseudomonas putida:
- a CDS encoding CaiB/BaiF CoA transferase family protein, with protein sequence MSALQLLHMPLHGIQIVEFEGIGPGPLAARMLADMGAEVIVLARAEQAAAAQRLGGTVANPLHRGKTIEVVDLKSLHGKARALELISQADALIEGYRPGVMERLGIGPVECAARNPRLVYGRMTGWGQEGPLAQAAGHDLNYVALTGLLSLSAHKGQAPIVPPTVLGDAAGALGLAFGVACALVDARASGHGRVVDAAIVDIVAMLGTLVHWIRANGQIDSDRPSPFHDSPFYDVYSCSDGGYISLAAVEPGFHALLLSKLGLSDVDPTDQYDIATWPSLKDRIATLIRSQPQAYWCELLEGSDTCFAPVLSLAEAVLHPHNAARGIYQSSPSGAIEVSPAPRFQALNTTTI encoded by the coding sequence ATGAGCGCGCTTCAGCTGCTGCATATGCCGCTTCATGGTATCCAGATAGTTGAGTTTGAGGGCATCGGCCCAGGTCCGCTGGCGGCCAGAATGCTGGCCGACATGGGGGCTGAAGTGATCGTACTTGCCCGAGCCGAGCAGGCGGCTGCGGCGCAGCGGCTGGGTGGAACAGTGGCAAACCCGTTGCACCGCGGAAAGACGATCGAGGTCGTTGACCTGAAGTCGCTCCACGGCAAGGCCCGCGCCCTGGAGTTGATCAGTCAGGCCGATGCACTGATTGAGGGATACCGTCCTGGGGTGATGGAACGGCTGGGGATTGGGCCTGTTGAATGTGCGGCGCGCAATCCTAGGCTCGTGTATGGCCGGATGACAGGTTGGGGACAGGAAGGCCCGCTCGCACAGGCCGCCGGTCACGACCTGAACTACGTAGCGCTAACAGGATTGCTGTCATTGTCGGCGCACAAGGGGCAAGCGCCTATTGTACCGCCCACCGTACTCGGTGACGCAGCCGGCGCTCTGGGCCTCGCCTTCGGCGTCGCCTGCGCCTTGGTGGATGCGCGTGCCTCCGGGCATGGCCGAGTAGTAGATGCAGCGATCGTCGATATTGTGGCTATGTTAGGCACACTGGTGCATTGGATCCGTGCAAATGGACAGATCGATAGCGACCGGCCGAGCCCATTTCACGACTCGCCGTTCTATGACGTGTACTCCTGCTCCGACGGAGGTTACATCAGCCTCGCAGCGGTGGAGCCTGGGTTCCATGCACTGTTGCTGTCGAAGCTGGGTCTATCTGACGTGGATCCTACCGATCAGTACGACATAGCAACGTGGCCATCGCTCAAAGATCGCATCGCGACTCTGATTCGCAGTCAGCCCCAGGCGTATTGGTGTGAACTGCTTGAAGGCAGCGACACCTGCTTTGCTCCCGTGCTCAGCTTGGCCGAAGCAGTGCTACATCCGCACAACGCAGCACGGGGCATTTATCAGTCCTCACCTTCGGGTGCCATCGAAGTTTCTCCGGCCCCACGGTTCCAGGCACTGAACACAACAACAATATAG
- a CDS encoding acyl-CoA dehydrogenase family protein: MLPQLHRHSWMDSDIETFREQVRRYIAAEMAPKLPGWREQGYIPRETWRPFGEMGFLLPELDEAYGGAGASLAYQLVVQDELTKAEMPNNVTVHSIASHYIMDFGTEEQKQRWLPKLSSGEMLAGIAMTEPGCGTDLKAIATRARRDGDHYVIDGAKTFITNGFTCSLLIVVARTGEVGSKGLSLIVVETEDLPGFRVGRLLEKIGMPASDTAELFFGDVRVPVDQLLGGVEGHGFKQLMGQLPYERMSIAVPAAAVIDRALELTIEYTKERKIFGAPLFDMQATRHKLAELATIAHVVRTFVNDCIQRLLDGTLDDEAAYMAKWWCTEQQCRVTDECLQLFGGYGFMAEYPIARMYAASRVQKIYGGANEVMKELIARKL; encoded by the coding sequence ATGCTGCCACAACTACATCGTCATTCCTGGATGGACAGCGATATCGAGACCTTTCGCGAACAGGTGCGCCGCTATATCGCCGCCGAAATGGCTCCCAAACTGCCCGGCTGGCGTGAACAAGGCTATATCCCACGCGAGACCTGGCGTCCCTTCGGTGAAATGGGCTTTCTGCTACCGGAATTGGACGAAGCGTACGGCGGTGCTGGAGCCAGCCTTGCTTATCAACTGGTAGTGCAGGATGAGCTAACTAAGGCTGAAATGCCTAACAACGTCACAGTGCATAGTATCGCGTCACATTACATCATGGACTTCGGTACTGAAGAGCAAAAACAGCGTTGGTTACCCAAACTGAGCAGCGGTGAGATGTTGGCCGGTATCGCGATGACCGAGCCTGGTTGCGGTACCGATCTCAAGGCCATCGCCACACGTGCCCGCCGCGATGGCGATCACTATGTGATCGACGGAGCCAAGACGTTCATCACTAATGGCTTTACTTGCAGTCTTTTAATCGTGGTCGCACGCACCGGCGAGGTGGGTAGTAAGGGACTGTCTCTGATCGTGGTGGAGACCGAGGACTTACCTGGATTCCGCGTAGGCCGATTGCTCGAAAAAATTGGCATGCCAGCCTCGGACACAGCCGAGCTCTTTTTTGGAGACGTGCGCGTGCCGGTTGATCAATTACTTGGTGGTGTCGAAGGGCACGGTTTCAAGCAACTCATGGGCCAATTGCCCTATGAACGTATGTCGATCGCAGTACCAGCTGCAGCCGTCATTGATCGGGCGTTGGAGCTCACCATTGAATACACGAAGGAGCGCAAGATCTTCGGTGCTCCGCTGTTCGATATGCAGGCCACGCGCCATAAACTGGCCGAGCTAGCCACCATCGCTCACGTTGTGCGCACTTTTGTTAACGATTGCATTCAGCGTCTACTGGACGGAACGCTCGACGACGAAGCGGCGTACATGGCCAAGTGGTGGTGCACTGAACAGCAGTGCCGCGTGACCGACGAGTGCCTGCAATTGTTTGGCGGTTACGGCTTCATGGCTGAATACCCAATCGCACGCATGTACGCAGCCTCGCGCGTACAGAAAATCTATGGTGGCGCGAACGAGGTCATGAAAGAACTGATCGCGAGGAAGCTATGA
- a CDS encoding helix-turn-helix domain-containing protein: MQKQSLTELPTNHVSIDGRNDALEAMEHSFQGCFQRWNLSSSAELTEFQRKLRANGLGVVSQVHIVVDPCVGRFPLAYSQWGDELYIALQLHLSGRVRMRQWGEQICAGDMFVWRSDRRQDYEVLERACSVSLMIPWQLLREYLPGRKQPPSACRIDTRTGVGSLLSRHLVGLSEEIDAVPPSAHFTLCRTVIGLLDIALPEPPCASKLTAKNALRERVLSYIAQHLHEDNLIPTRIAAAQGISVRYLHALFAQSDTTVVGHILESRLYACRQTLADPACKHLQISEIAFRWGFNSTSHFCRTFKQFFGMSPSELRRRAAACYPYLPGRRIRFFPHVQEDNSQCIGRQVAQPYANEGPCMVSERKDSTLRQHSQCFAATQLGPLFQAKP, encoded by the coding sequence GTGCAAAAACAGTCACTCACGGAATTGCCCACTAACCACGTTTCCATCGATGGCAGGAATGATGCGTTGGAGGCAATGGAACATAGTTTTCAAGGCTGCTTCCAGCGTTGGAATCTATCCTCATCGGCGGAGCTTACTGAGTTTCAACGTAAGTTGCGAGCAAATGGGCTCGGAGTAGTCTCCCAGGTGCACATTGTGGTCGATCCCTGCGTTGGCCGGTTTCCACTTGCATATTCGCAATGGGGCGATGAGCTCTACATAGCTCTGCAGTTGCATCTGAGCGGTCGTGTGCGGATGCGGCAATGGGGTGAGCAGATCTGTGCGGGTGATATGTTCGTCTGGCGCTCTGATCGGCGGCAAGACTATGAAGTGTTAGAGCGAGCATGCAGTGTGTCTCTTATGATTCCGTGGCAACTTTTGCGCGAGTATCTGCCGGGGCGCAAGCAGCCGCCTTCAGCTTGTCGTATCGATACCCGTACAGGCGTGGGTTCGTTGCTAAGCCGCCACCTGGTCGGGTTGTCCGAAGAGATCGATGCTGTACCGCCTTCTGCACACTTCACTCTATGCCGCACGGTGATCGGGCTGCTGGACATTGCACTGCCCGAACCGCCGTGCGCTAGCAAACTTACGGCAAAGAATGCTTTGAGGGAGCGAGTGTTGTCCTACATCGCTCAGCATTTGCATGAAGATAACTTGATCCCGACGCGCATCGCTGCGGCACAGGGCATTTCGGTGCGCTACCTTCATGCGCTTTTTGCGCAGAGCGATACCACGGTGGTCGGCCATATCTTGGAAAGCCGATTGTATGCGTGTCGGCAGACACTCGCCGATCCAGCTTGCAAGCACCTGCAGATCTCCGAGATTGCTTTCCGCTGGGGCTTCAACTCCACCAGCCACTTTTGTCGCACGTTCAAACAATTCTTTGGAATGTCGCCGAGCGAGTTACGCCGTAGGGCTGCTGCTTGCTACCCCTATCTACCCGGTAGACGTATCAGGTTTTTCCCTCATGTACAAGAAGACAACTCACAGTGTATTGGCAGGCAGGTCGCGCAGCCCTATGCCAACGAGGGGCCTTGTATGGTCTCAGAACGCAAAGATTCAACTCTTCGCCAGCACTCGCAGTGTTTTGCTGCAACGCAACTCGGGCCCTTGTTTCAGGCCAAGCCCTAA
- a CDS encoding SDR family NAD(P)-dependent oxidoreductase, translated as MDLGAMLTGKQVLVTGASSGLGENFARLAIDCKANMVIGARRKNRLDEFAKELERPGSPQISVLEMDVTSEQSLDQAFAELDISGAILEVVVSNAGGSIGSLSLVLTASDSTR; from the coding sequence ATGGATCTTGGTGCAATGCTTACCGGCAAGCAGGTGTTGGTAACGGGGGCCTCTTCAGGTCTGGGCGAGAACTTCGCCCGGCTGGCTATCGACTGCAAAGCCAATATGGTGATCGGAGCACGGCGCAAGAATCGGTTAGACGAATTCGCCAAGGAACTGGAGAGGCCTGGCTCCCCACAGATCAGCGTACTGGAAATGGATGTGACATCCGAACAATCCCTCGACCAAGCTTTCGCCGAGCTGGACATCTCGGGTGCCATCCTTGAAGTTGTAGTAAGCAATGCAGGGGGTTCCATCGGTAGTCTTTCGCTCGTACTTACAGCGAGCGATTCCACTCGTTGA
- a CDS encoding SDR family NAD(P)-dependent oxidoreductase produces MIAINVRGARLVATCATQRRADSGRGGSIINIASTLGERVMPSHMLYSTSKAAVVHKTKSLALEWALYLI; encoded by the coding sequence TTGATAGCTATCAACGTACGCGGTGCACGGCTAGTTGCAACGTGCGCAACTCAACGCCGGGCAGACTCTGGGCGAGGAGGTTCGATCATTAATATTGCCTCAACACTAGGCGAACGTGTGATGCCGAGCCACATGCTATATTCGACTTCCAAAGCAGCTGTCGTCCACAAGACAAAGAGTTTGGCCCTCGAATGGGCACTGTATTTAATCTGA
- a CDS encoding AraC family transcriptional regulator: MLKPVDTVPVFAVHGLLDGAREKRLATESWLCGVLAQARIAESLLHLGQSRVTVEQYIALFSAVKESLNDECLGYLRGRPLRSGSFALIARSTLGAKTVAAALERVSESFALLQDDIDLVPVSDDSLSGAALCARDVSVEHSDFLHGLLLRVFWRLLVWLHGGRLVPKRFDFAFQPPPHASDYSRIFTGTLRFGQERSAVWFETTAFAQPMRRDTVALQTFLRATPSNLVGPHLNERTSSARVRMLLQHACPAWPDLADAAQRLHVSVSALQRHLAVEGKSFQMLKDELRRDMAIVRLTSTDATLSAIAVELGFADSTAFQRAFKSWTGCAPGVYRSLTRQY; this comes from the coding sequence ATGTTAAAACCTGTCGACACTGTTCCTGTCTTCGCCGTGCATGGTCTGCTTGATGGTGCGCGCGAAAAAAGACTAGCCACTGAGTCTTGGCTGTGTGGCGTTCTGGCGCAGGCCCGTATCGCCGAATCGCTTCTGCATCTGGGCCAGTCGCGTGTGACCGTCGAGCAGTACATCGCGCTATTTAGCGCCGTGAAGGAAAGCCTAAATGATGAATGTCTGGGCTATCTACGTGGTCGGCCGTTGCGTAGTGGCAGTTTCGCGTTGATAGCTCGTTCAACGCTCGGGGCAAAGACAGTTGCGGCCGCCCTTGAGCGCGTCAGCGAGTCCTTCGCCCTCTTGCAGGATGATATTGATCTTGTTCCGGTTTCCGATGACTCGCTTAGTGGAGCAGCTCTTTGTGCGCGTGACGTCTCAGTTGAGCACTCCGATTTCCTGCATGGACTGCTGTTGCGGGTTTTCTGGCGCCTGCTTGTATGGTTGCACGGCGGTCGCCTGGTGCCTAAGAGATTCGATTTTGCCTTTCAACCACCTCCACATGCCTCAGATTACTCCCGAATCTTTACTGGTACTTTGAGGTTCGGGCAGGAGAGGTCGGCGGTCTGGTTTGAAACCACGGCATTTGCGCAGCCGATGCGCCGTGACACCGTCGCACTCCAAACATTTCTGCGCGCCACGCCAAGTAATCTAGTCGGACCACATTTAAATGAGCGAACATCCAGCGCGCGCGTGCGAATGCTATTGCAGCATGCGTGTCCTGCGTGGCCTGATCTGGCTGATGCTGCGCAGCGGTTGCATGTATCAGTCAGTGCATTACAGCGGCATCTGGCTGTGGAGGGGAAATCGTTTCAAATGTTAAAAGACGAGTTGCGGCGCGACATGGCGATTGTTCGATTGACCAGCACTGATGCCACGCTGAGCGCCATCGCTGTCGAGTTGGGGTTCGCTGACAGTACCGCATTTCAGCGGGCCTTCAAATCGTGGACTGGTTGCGCACCTGGTGTTTATCGATCACTTACGAGGCAGTATTAG
- a CDS encoding nitroreductase, whose amino-acid sequence MSGNNAPTSDIPIEVVMRGRRSVRAFLPTAVSQEMVADILSTAASAPSGTNTQPWQVIAVAGEVRKRLCDRVVEAFNHEQGEHQSEYDIYPAEFVEPYLTRRRRCGLALYAAVGISKGNTAAMRAQHTRNFTFFDAPVGLIFILDRRMALSSWVDYGMFLQNIMLAARARGLDTCAQMAWALYPRILGEILAIPDQHMVLCGMALGYADPAAAENSMRTEREPVKNFTRFCGF is encoded by the coding sequence ATGTCTGGCAATAACGCGCCTACGAGCGACATACCGATTGAAGTGGTAATGCGCGGACGTCGTTCGGTTCGGGCCTTTCTGCCGACCGCTGTGTCCCAGGAAATGGTGGCTGACATTCTGTCGACGGCAGCCAGCGCGCCCAGCGGCACCAATACCCAGCCTTGGCAGGTTATCGCTGTAGCAGGTGAGGTCAGGAAACGCTTGTGTGACCGTGTGGTGGAGGCCTTCAACCATGAACAAGGAGAGCATCAGTCCGAATACGATATCTATCCGGCCGAGTTCGTGGAACCCTACCTGACTAGGCGGCGCCGGTGCGGTCTTGCGCTTTATGCTGCTGTCGGAATTTCTAAGGGAAACACGGCTGCAATGCGCGCCCAACATACGCGCAACTTTACCTTTTTCGATGCACCGGTAGGTTTGATATTTATTTTGGACCGGCGTATGGCCTTGAGCAGTTGGGTGGATTACGGCATGTTCTTGCAGAACATCATGTTGGCTGCCCGCGCTCGAGGGCTCGACACCTGCGCACAGATGGCATGGGCCCTCTACCCACGTATTTTGGGCGAAATTTTGGCAATCCCAGACCAACACATGGTGCTGTGTGGCATGGCACTGGGCTATGCCGACCCAGCGGCTGCAGAAAACAGCATGCGCACCGAGCGTGAGCCAGTCAAAAACTTCACACGCTTCTGCGGATTCTGA
- a CDS encoding acyl-CoA dehydrogenase translates to MSVYTAPLRDMLFTMKVVGNLKAICAQPGNEETTPELVEAILQEAANYAAGILDPLNRSGDIQGARWHDGEVTSAEGFREAWSSFCENGWIGMPASLEWGGHGLPTLVSTAVLEMWKSSNLAFSLCQMLTLGAVEAIAHHGSNALKQRFLEPMVAGRWTGTMNLTEPQAGSDLAALRGRAVPEGDHYRIVGNKIFITWGEHDMAENIVHLVLARLPDAPPGVKGISLFLCPKFLINADGSLGERNDLICTSIEHKLGIHGSPTASMSFGDGGGAIGYLVGEPHQGLACMFTMMNHARLNVGLEGVGVSERAYQHARSYALQRVQGKPTLAGSSTIAGHADVRRMLMDMKARTEAMRAVAYFCAGQMDRAAGHPDAQERTQAQDLVGLLTPVVKGWCTDNAEGITSDGVQIHGGMGYVEETGAAQYFRDARITTIYEGTTGIQANDLIGRKIAREGGRTIKALLTRIDSDARRLMDAHDPELSPIGHALMRAAMALEESVDWLLINSETQSQNCAAGAVPFLRLVGTVIGGWLSARMAEAATTQLSCTPSDTDFLQAKIITATHYATHILVGASTLRDIVVHGAASTLALTDDQL, encoded by the coding sequence ATGTCTGTCTACACTGCACCCTTGCGTGACATGCTGTTCACGATGAAGGTAGTTGGAAACTTAAAGGCGATCTGTGCCCAGCCTGGCAACGAGGAGACTACGCCTGAATTGGTCGAGGCAATCCTGCAGGAGGCTGCCAACTACGCTGCCGGCATACTGGATCCGTTGAATCGTTCGGGAGACATACAGGGCGCGCGCTGGCACGATGGCGAAGTCACATCCGCCGAGGGCTTCCGCGAGGCCTGGTCCAGCTTTTGCGAGAACGGTTGGATCGGCATGCCGGCCTCCCTCGAATGGGGTGGACACGGCCTGCCGACGCTGGTGTCTACCGCCGTGCTGGAAATGTGGAAATCGTCCAACTTGGCTTTCAGTCTGTGCCAGATGCTCACACTCGGTGCCGTGGAGGCGATCGCTCATCACGGCAGCAATGCGCTCAAGCAGCGCTTTCTCGAACCTATGGTCGCCGGCCGCTGGACCGGGACCATGAATCTTACCGAGCCGCAGGCCGGGTCAGATCTCGCGGCACTGCGCGGCCGCGCCGTACCCGAGGGCGATCACTATCGTATCGTCGGCAACAAGATCTTCATCACCTGGGGTGAGCACGACATGGCCGAGAACATCGTTCACCTGGTGCTCGCTCGCCTGCCCGATGCGCCGCCGGGCGTGAAGGGCATCTCGTTGTTCCTATGCCCCAAATTCCTGATCAATGCCGACGGCTCTCTTGGTGAACGCAATGACTTAATCTGCACGTCCATTGAGCACAAACTAGGCATCCATGGCAGCCCCACAGCGTCCATGAGCTTTGGCGACGGCGGAGGTGCTATAGGCTATCTCGTCGGCGAGCCTCACCAGGGGCTGGCCTGCATGTTCACTATGATGAATCACGCGCGCCTAAACGTCGGACTGGAGGGCGTAGGTGTTTCCGAGCGAGCCTACCAGCATGCGCGCAGTTATGCGCTCCAGCGCGTGCAGGGAAAACCGACGCTGGCCGGTAGCAGTACCATCGCCGGCCACGCCGACGTGCGGCGTATGCTGATGGACATGAAGGCACGCACCGAGGCCATGCGCGCAGTGGCTTACTTCTGCGCCGGCCAGATGGATCGAGCAGCCGGCCACCCCGACGCGCAAGAGCGCACGCAGGCACAGGACCTAGTCGGCCTACTGACACCGGTAGTCAAAGGTTGGTGTACTGACAACGCAGAGGGCATCACTTCCGACGGCGTGCAGATACATGGAGGCATGGGTTACGTAGAGGAAACCGGTGCCGCGCAGTACTTCCGCGATGCTCGCATCACAACAATTTACGAAGGCACCACTGGCATCCAGGCCAATGACCTGATTGGCCGCAAGATCGCACGAGAGGGTGGACGCACGATAAAAGCGTTGTTGACCCGTATAGACAGCGATGCTCGCCGGCTAATGGATGCGCACGACCCTGAGTTGTCGCCAATCGGTCACGCCCTGATGAGGGCGGCCATGGCCCTCGAGGAAAGCGTCGACTGGCTGCTCATTAACAGTGAAACGCAGTCGCAGAACTGTGCTGCAGGTGCCGTTCCGTTCCTACGGCTGGTGGGCACAGTAATCGGCGGCTGGCTTTCGGCGCGCATGGCCGAGGCCGCCACGACACAATTGTCATGCACCCCGAGCGACACGGACTTTCTCCAGGCCAAGATCATTACGGCCACTCACTACGCGACGCACATTCTGGTAGGGGCCTCCACGCTACGAGACATCGTAGTTCATGGCGCTGCCAGCACATTAGCATTGACGGATGATCAACTCTAA
- a CDS encoding IS5-like element ISPa16 family transposase: MKQMTFADAEYAGKRKQTRKELFLIEMDQVVPWKGLIALIEPHYPKGEGGRPAYPLLAMLRIHLMQNWFGYSDPAMEEALYETTILRQFAGLSLERIPDETTILNFRRLLEKHELAAGILGVINGYLGDRGLSLRQGTIVDATLIHAPSSTKNQDGKRDPEMHQSKKGNQYYFGMKAHIGVDDESGLVHSVVGTAANVADITQVDKLLHGDENVVCADAGYTGVEKRPEHAGREVIWQVAARRSTYKKLDKRSALYKAKRKIEKAKSQVRAKVEHPFRVIKRQFGYVKVRFRGLAKNTAQLVTLFALSNLWMARRHLLTTAGKVHL, from the coding sequence ATGAAGCAGATGACCTTCGCCGACGCCGAGTACGCCGGCAAGCGCAAGCAGACCCGTAAAGAGCTGTTCCTGATCGAGATGGATCAGGTGGTGCCGTGGAAAGGACTGATTGCCTTGATCGAGCCGCATTACCCCAAGGGCGAAGGTGGTCGGCCCGCCTATCCTCTGCTGGCCATGCTGCGTATTCACCTGATGCAGAACTGGTTTGGCTACAGTGATCCGGCAATGGAGGAAGCGCTGTACGAGACGACCATCCTGCGCCAGTTCGCCGGGTTGAGCCTGGAGCGCATTCCCGACGAAACCACCATCCTCAACTTCCGTCGCTTGCTGGAGAAACATGAACTGGCAGCCGGCATCCTCGGCGTAATCAATGGCTACCTGGGGGATCGCGGCCTGTCGCTGCGCCAGGGCACTATCGTCGATGCCACACTGATCCACGCGCCCAGCTCGACCAAGAACCAGGACGGCAAGCGCGACCCGGAAATGCACCAGAGCAAGAAAGGGAACCAGTATTACTTTGGCATGAAGGCGCACATCGGCGTAGATGATGAGTCGGGGCTGGTACACAGCGTGGTAGGCACGGCAGCCAACGTGGCGGATATCACCCAGGTCGACAAACTGCTGCACGGTGACGAGAACGTCGTCTGCGCCGATGCCGGCTACACCGGCGTCGAAAAGCGCCCCGAACATGCTGGCCGCGAAGTGATCTGGCAGGTCGCAGCACGCCGCAGCACCTACAAGAAGCTCGATAAACGCAGCGCCCTGTACAAAGCCAAGCGCAAGATCGAGAAGGCCAAGTCACAAGTGCGAGCGAAGGTCGAGCACCCGTTTCGAGTGATCAAGCGCCAGTTCGGTTACGTGAAGGTGCGCTTCCGTGGCCTGGCCAAGAACACCGCTCAGCTGGTGACGCTGTTCGCGCTGTCGAACCTATGGATGGCGCGCCGACATTTGCTGACTACCGCAGGAAAGGTGCACCTGTAA
- a CDS encoding toll/interleukin-1 receptor domain-containing protein → MYIGFELENYKPFEMISGSAVNNFRDQARDVVVNDLADYVIGQIDNKDIIDVKELTLRIFPQQDAQIFLSHSHRDERKAIEFALSLEKRGVSVFVDSCVWGYVGDLLLKVNKHYSDSEVVGDFTNFSYEKCNEVAASLYLMLNEELHRMIDAAECFIFFNTKNSIPIKGHEGFAEGDRTLSPWIYSELAFSAKVRYRPLVRKRLRRKIVGAMESYLVEKAFGSASFAFEVVNEHLPKLDGSTLRTLAQTTPETGDFWLDALYYAYELEAKFKGLCEARALEPIA, encoded by the coding sequence ATGTACATCGGCTTTGAGCTTGAAAATTACAAGCCTTTTGAGATGATTAGTGGGTCGGCGGTTAATAACTTTCGTGATCAAGCGCGAGATGTGGTCGTGAATGATCTGGCCGATTATGTCATCGGTCAGATCGACAACAAAGATATCATAGATGTCAAGGAGCTAACGCTGAGGATTTTCCCTCAGCAAGATGCCCAGATTTTCCTTTCACATTCGCACCGGGATGAGCGCAAAGCTATTGAGTTTGCTTTGTCCTTGGAGAAGCGAGGTGTCAGCGTGTTTGTTGATTCATGCGTTTGGGGTTACGTTGGTGACCTCTTGTTAAAAGTCAACAAGCATTACTCCGACAGTGAAGTGGTCGGGGATTTTACCAATTTTTCCTATGAAAAGTGTAATGAGGTCGCAGCCTCACTTTATTTGATGTTGAATGAAGAGCTGCATCGAATGATTGACGCGGCTGAGTGCTTTATTTTTTTCAATACCAAAAATTCGATCCCGATTAAAGGTCACGAGGGCTTTGCAGAGGGTGACCGTACGTTGTCTCCCTGGATTTACTCCGAGCTCGCTTTCAGTGCCAAGGTACGTTACAGGCCATTGGTGCGTAAGCGCTTACGCAGAAAGATCGTAGGCGCAATGGAGTCTTACTTAGTGGAGAAGGCGTTTGGATCAGCTTCTTTTGCATTCGAGGTCGTCAACGAGCACCTTCCAAAGCTCGATGGGAGTACACTGAGGACATTGGCTCAGACGACGCCTGAGACCGGCGATTTTTGGCTAGATGCTTTGTACTATGCGTATGAGCTCGAAGCTAAGTTCAAAGGTCTCTGTGAGGCCCGTGCTCTTGAGCCCATTGCATAG
- a CDS encoding toll/interleukin-1 receptor domain-containing protein produces the protein MVRNVTKSELRNISSQATQNRTFAKSMASTYNMTFISHSSKDKDLVMGAIEVIANHGGMPYIDEVDPEMPKHTSEETAELLKKRITDCKRFVLLTSPNSKDSRWVPWELGVADGKKGVNRIAIFAASDYESDDSWSSWEYMGLYPRIVWGKLKGYPNELWMVYTEKTNTAETLESWLRR, from the coding sequence ATGGTTCGTAACGTAACGAAATCTGAGCTTCGAAATATTTCCTCCCAGGCGACGCAGAACCGGACTTTTGCCAAGTCAATGGCGTCCACTTATAATATGACGTTCATTTCTCACTCGAGTAAAGATAAAGACTTGGTGATGGGGGCAATTGAAGTCATCGCCAATCATGGTGGAATGCCGTACATCGACGAAGTCGATCCAGAAATGCCGAAACACACATCTGAAGAGACTGCTGAGCTTCTGAAAAAGCGAATCACGGACTGCAAACGCTTCGTTCTGCTCACTAGCCCTAACAGCAAAGACAGTCGCTGGGTTCCATGGGAATTGGGCGTTGCTGATGGTAAGAAGGGTGTCAACCGAATAGCCATTTTTGCTGCTTCAGATTATGAAAGCGACGATAGCTGGTCGTCGTGGGAGTACATGGGGCTTTATCCTCGGATCGTCTGGGGCAAGCTGAAAGGCTATCCAAATGAATTGTGGATGGTCTATACGGAGAAGACGAACACGGCTGAAACTCTGGAGTCCTGGCTGCGTCGCTGA
- a CDS encoding toll/interleukin-1 receptor domain-containing protein, protein MAFFTKEQARAAAKRTKVTLGSVTGTQSYSSEQYDPTQRFDIFLSHSIADKDLVLGVKELLEEKHYTVYVDWVNDEELDRTQVNKETADLLRNRMQHCSSLVYIATDNAENSKWMPWELGYFDGQKAGGVAIMPLVESERSGYNGQEYLGLYPLVIEDDSQIYVEGVSEGRIGLYAFVNDTSR, encoded by the coding sequence GTGGCTTTCTTTACTAAAGAACAGGCGCGAGCTGCGGCGAAGCGAACCAAGGTCACGCTTGGGTCGGTTACCGGCACGCAGTCCTATTCCAGTGAGCAATATGATCCGACCCAACGGTTTGACATCTTCCTGTCGCACTCTATCGCCGACAAAGATCTGGTGCTCGGGGTCAAGGAGCTTCTGGAGGAAAAGCACTATACGGTTTATGTCGACTGGGTGAACGATGAGGAGCTCGATCGTACGCAGGTCAACAAGGAAACAGCGGATCTACTGCGCAACCGTATGCAGCATTGTTCCAGTTTGGTCTACATTGCCACGGATAACGCCGAGAACTCCAAGTGGATGCCTTGGGAACTGGGCTATTTTGACGGTCAAAAGGCAGGCGGAGTCGCGATTATGCCTCTGGTAGAGAGCGAACGATCAGGGTACAACGGACAGGAGTACCTCGGGCTGTATCCGCTGGTGATTGAGGATGATTCACAGATTTACGTTGAGGGGGTATCTGAGGGCAGGATTGGTTTGTATGCCTTTGTGAACGATACCTCTAGATAG